The Xyrauchen texanus isolate HMW12.3.18 chromosome 28, RBS_HiC_50CHRs, whole genome shotgun sequence genome has a segment encoding these proteins:
- the LOC127622023 gene encoding headcase protein homolog isoform X2, with the protein MPNQKSNKGKRNKRTNSSGDEQENGASASVVTGATAPVLTGATAGPPSDNRSEAPCATPLVCCLGRSIELEKDDYQRVVCNSELCPYGNWMHLQCFYEWESSILVQFNCIGRARSWNEKQCRQNMWTKKGYDLAFRFCSCRCGQGHLKKDTDWYQVKRMHDERKKKMPEKSSGKPNCGTSGGGACGGTGGEPADEPKKGKSSGIHKLTHRGSSQELSCRQSADWQNSQERGHGGPTIAGIGVPHVLRSPCESPAQSPPSSFSFSPQALGGPRSSRHLGEFLKTAVHMEGHRKHFLVGGVAVRGAHLEQGATNMYLPRLSPGDNPVQFLRRLDLSELLTHIPRHKLNTYHVRMEDDAQAGQGEDLRKFILSALSASHRNVVNCALCHHTLPIFEQFPLVDGTLFLSPSRHDEIEYDVPCHLQVSTKLHFP; encoded by the exons ATGCCCAACCAGAAAAGCAACAAGGGGAAGAGAAATAAACGCACGAATAGTAGTGGAGATGAGCAAGAAAATGGAGCCTCTGCCTCGGTGGTTACGGGAGCGACAGCTCCGGTGTTGACTGGGGCGACTGCGGGTCCGCCAAGCGATAATAGAAGCG AAGCGCCATGTGCCACCCCATTAGTTTGCTGTTTGGGCCGTTCTATTGAACTTGAGAAGGATGACTACCAGCGGGTGGTGTGCAACAGTGAACTCTGCCCCTACGGCAACTGGATGCACCTGCAGTGCTTCTATGAGTGGGAGAGCAGCATCCTGGTGCAGTTTAATTGTATCGGCCGGGCCCGCAGCTGGAACGAGAAGCAGTGCCGTCAGAACATGTGGACCAAAAAGGGCTATGATCTTGCCTTTCGCTTCTGCTCCTGCCGCTGCGGCCAGGGGCATCTGAAAAAAGACACGGACTGGTACCAGGTAAAACGCATGCATGATGAGCGCAAGAAAAAAATGCCGGAGAAAAGCAGTGGGAAACCCAACTGTGGCACCTCTGGAGGGGGTGCTTGTGGTGGAACTGGGGGGGAACCTGCCGATGAGCCCAAGAAAGGGAAATCATCCGGAATCCATAAGCTGACTCACCGTGGCTCCAGTCAGGAGCTGTCTTGCAGACAATCGGCAGATTGGCAGAACTCTCAAGAGAGAGGCCATGGGGGTCCAACCATTGCTGGGATTGGGGTTCCCCATGTGCTCCGGTCCCCTTGCGAATCCCCTGCACAGTCACCTCCATCCAGCTTCTCCTTCTCCCCTCAGGCTCTCGGTGGCCCACGCAGTTCAAGGCACCTGGGTGAGTTTCTGAAGACTGCGGTGCATATGGAGGGCCACAGGAAGCATTTTCTTGTCGGAGGAGTGGCAGTACGCGGGGCTCACCTGGAGCAAGGGGCCACCAACATGTACCTGCCCCGGCTCTCTCCGGGAGACAACCCTGTGCAGTTCTTGCGGAGGCTGGATCTCTCTGAGCTGCTCACGCACATTCCCCGCCACAAGCTCAACACCTACCATGTGCGAATGGAGGACGATGCCCAGGCCGGGCAGGGAGAGGATCTCAGGAAGTTCATCCTCTCTGCCCTCAGTGCAAGTCACCGCAATGTGGTGAACTGTGCCCTCTGCCACCACACCTTGCCCATTTTTGAGCAGTTCCCTTTAGTGGATGGAACGCTGTTCCTGAGCCCTTCACGCCATGATGAGATTGAGTATGATGTACCATGCCATTTACAAG TTTCcaccaaactacatttcccatga